The genomic window ctgtctgtgtgccttTTATTATACCTTATTCCATTTCAGGAGTGACATGATCAATATTTATTGCTGAAGCATGATATGACTCATAGTACAAGGATTTGATATAACTTTTCACAGGGTCACACTTTAATCCGATGTGACGTGTAAATGTTTTCTGTTGTTTCGTACCTTGATGGTCTCGTATGCTCCCGTGATGAGAGCGATGAAGAGTGACAGCACCATGTAGATGAAGAGGGAGATGAAGGTGTACAAGTAAACCTGACTGAAGAGCCACACCAGTGTACTGCTCGACTGCATCCCCGCGAATGTCACAAACATGTCGTCTCCGTTAATGAGGGAGAAAAGGCACTCCGACACCATTGACAGAGAACGGAACTGCGTGAGAGACAACAGCCAGAGCCATGAAACCGATCCAAATCTGAAAAATCTGGATGAGGTAAATAACAGTAGGAGTTCTAAAATATTTGGTTTCATTCTTTCTTCACCTTCACATGGTACGGTCCAAGGACTATCCAACCACAGAAGCAATAACCCAAGTAAATGACAGCCACACAGCAACAGAACCGAATCACATTTGGGAAGGCTGCTCGGAGGGTCACGATCAGGATCTACGATAAGCAGACACACAGTGGACAGAATACAGAACAATGTGAAAgagcatttttacatttttcacttacTAAAgagatgtttatttttcatttggtCTATAACTGAACATTTGTGTCTGCTCATGTGCCTATGTGTAGTTTAAGCTGGAGTCTATTTTGAGCTGTTTCACTCATGTTTAGAGCTAAAATGATTAATCACTTAATTGTCTTGAAATAATTACAATTtcatttgattacaattttcctgaatcaaagcattgttttcttaattccactgccactaaacattggtaccactgttgtgtttcacacagacgcttatcaTGAGGCACATGACTCCAGGATCGTCATAAACAACATGGGATGTACAGTAGttcagaagagacaaggacaaaaaggcagaaaatgtccatATGCACTTACTCCTTTAAtcttttaagctttcacacaaatattacaaatatttggctttgttttttaattatattttaagttattggtaagttttacacaaatttgttgaagactgcagtgcacagactttttttttagatGTCATTTAacgttgttatttctatatagatattttttaataTACCCTTTAACTTTTACACTTTTTGTGGTTATTGTTTCAggtggttctggaataaaggaaatGTTTGtccttttcagacatgtctttttcacatttctacAATTTTTTTCAGCTatgcaaataattgtttaatcaaatcGATCAAAATAATCTGTAGATTAAAAATCAGTTACAAAGTAATTGATAGATGCAGGTCTACTCATGTTTATTCATTACCACACTAATGATGAGTAACACTGGATACTATTAGCTTACCAATACAGTTAGCTAATgacaaacataacatgctgcacacttttaataccccttggccaaatacagtgtaagattctgttgaaagttactgcccaataattcagattagattgtctttgtgtaaaatttattacaaacatatttatatttgaaagtactcagatattataacggCACAAGGCTTCTGCTCtctgccaagatgcatccacagcatacatttggtgcagatatcttaaTATGTTCTTCAGTTAACgtgattttattgttgaaaagacggatggatggatagacagatggacgacaaaacaattacaatgccCCTTTGAccagaagttggccaaggggtaaaaacagcTCTTCCCAGCTCAGCACAAACATCATGAAATCCCACGCAGATCTTATATAGAGAACCTtttacagggtgcttgctctttatccaaataaaaattccagactttttccaaactgccattttttccccccaagaccttgactttatgtacttttatacttgcatgcctacttttttggttgagattgcacCTATTGTGTGTAGTAAAAATTTCCTTTTattaaatgtatgaataaatgaatgcataatttgcagtaaattatgttttactgacagaaactttttcaaaacatgaaaatcacagaAGAACATGGATATAACACAAACAAgcttcactagaatcattccagtaccgactggtTAGTGAAATTATATCAAGTTTttaatatgctttcctcatgtatttcttatcttacaagattatgtgcctttgaccatactctaaaatttgactgtgagagaaacttttttccatactttattaagattttcacacaaaattccagacttttcaaggtctggaaaacagcgtttcaaaattccatcctttttaagactttcaagacctgagTAAGCACCCAGTTTAAGGAGACAAGTTGTTAAAGATGGTGACAGTTACATTACTGTATAATGTATTTGTACTTACATTGTACTTCTGGAAGAATGTGAGGTAGCGAATCACCCCAACCCACACTAAGAGAGTGGAGGTTCCTAACAGGATGCCACACAGGTCATATGAGGAAAGATTCTGTCAGGAGACAAAATATTAGGTGGATACAGAGACCATACTGACCAAGCAGCAGATTACTTATTGACATCACAGGAAATCACACACATCACTcattaaatatcatattcattACATTTTCTGATCAAAGACATCTAATGCAATTCTGTGAAATTAACTCTAATCAACTAGAGTTGTTAGAAGGACACACCTTAGACTCTATGCCTATTTTGATGAATGTGCCCGTGATGGTGAGGATGTCACTGATGATTAGAAGGATGTACCAGCCGTTAATAAACTCCATCCGGTCCGCCCAGCACACTTTACGATCCAGACTCCCCTTAAAGAACTGCACAAACTCCTGACAAAACACCCATCGACAGAAAGAAGGGAATTAAAGCACAAAAGGAACACACATGAAGTTTTATTGGGAGATATGATGAGCTGTATAAACACTATAATTAGTGCCGGATTCTGAATACATTCAACAGTACCACTGAACAAATAGAAGGTGTAAACTTTTACTTTGATTCTGCTGGGACAGTCCTTTCTTACCTGTTGCAGTATAATCCCTCGTAATATGGAGCGTCCACACAACAGGAGTGACAGCATGCACACCAATGCCACAAAGACATCAAAAGCTGCACGTGTGTAGTTTTCAGCTGGAGATGGAAAATAACAACTGAACCCGTGAGTTACCTTTTTCCAGAACTAGTATAAATCCTGTATAAATAATTTTAAGAACTGAAATAACAGCTATTACAAGCAACAACTAATACTGTTTTATCATTGTGCTTGAAACTACTTTTTTTCTTGTAACTGTGAACTTATTGTAGTGATGAGTGGTGAATCTGTTAGTATTTCATGTTTCATATTTGTCATCTTACCCTGTCCGGAGACACTGGGATTTTTACATTCCTTTATGGATGCCTCGTTCTCTAACCGGATCTTGACTTTGCCACTGTGAGCTTTGTTGTCCATAACTATCTGTAAGAGGCCACAGAGGAGACCAGCAGGCAAATCAACTCTCTTTTGTTCACAACCTGAGTTTTCCATCTTGAAATCTCTAACAAAGAGACGTAATGATCAACAGAATGTAGCAAAAATGAATCACTATCAAGGATGGTTCACTCACAACCCTTAATATTTGAAGAGGTACAGCACATTAACACTTCATAAGCCTGCAAAACTAGACATGCCTTAACACCATCACAAAGACCTGCTCTAAAATAATGGGACATCCtatgggtgttaaactcattttagttcaggggccacatacagcccaatataatctcaagtagAATGGACCAATAAAATGACAGCATAATCACTTATAAATAATCAGAACTTCAAATTCTCCTCTTGGTTTTagttcaaaaaagtaaaattacattacaaaaatatttacatttacaaactatcctttcacaaaaactgaataacctgaaaaaaaactaaaatttcttaataaaaataagtgtaattttaacgatTTTATGCCTCACCTTgtcatttacaaatgtgcattacaaattacagatcacagtgggtctacaaaggcacaaaacatttagtaacaggcatttgCACCTGACAAGTATAGTGTTTAACTTCATGATCGAAACAACTTGTCAATACTCTGTGACTCCCTTCACTGTCAATGTCTTCTGTGTATTTTCTGAACTTAACAAATTCATGAACTTCCAGCACATGAACTCTGACCCCTCCCTGCTCTATCACCTTTACCCCTCCTTATACATTGTTCTCCCACAGACTGAGTGACTGAACTGCACACAGCAAATCTaagcatttctttctttctttctttctttctttctttctttctttctttctttctttctttctgtctttctttctttctgtctttctttctttctatttgttttgcgcagaaaaaaaaacaaaacttttgtgtgtacaaggaactaatagcagagcaaacaaattaataataaatagaggtgatcaacacaatacagcaattgccatgtacacttgtAATAACACAATAAATTCAGTATGtattgctcgaaaaggagtgggaagaagagaaCGTATTAgatcccacccccacctctcatttatatGACATAACACACTACTTTTGCTTCTTTAATGATAAGATTACACCtatttagagtcctaataatgtaaataacagatagcaaacagattaggaaaactgatgtatattacagAATAGTATCTATCTTATTGATAGTCTGCAGAACTtataatatatttcaacaataatcacataccaacaatggtaacgGAAGTGATACgtaccaacatggtaaacaacgacaagcacataccaacaaaggcaagaaagagccaaggatggaatggctcagcaattaacaataagccccgccctccctgtactgtgaccagatCATACATTTGTACAGTGCTTTAACACTGTGGATGTTTTGGAATTTCTTGTGGTGAagatccagactgttccacagtttcatcCTGCATACAGACAGACTAAAGGTCTTTCTGGTAGTTCCAACCTTAGGTAGTGTAAAATTTCCAAAGCCTCTCATGCCATGAGTACTCTCTCTGAGTGGAAAAAACTTTATCGTTCAATTTTTGCAATGCTAATTTGCACTAGCCAATACGtatgtttacatgtttattttaGATGTCTTGTGTCTTGCCTGTGTCCTATGTGGAGTTCTCTGGCTTTTTAATTACCCCTccaggataaataaagttgaattgaatggAATAACTTTTTGAGCTGTAAACTAAATTATATGACACTGCATCAATGCAGGTGTTATTATAAATGAAGTTTTTATAAATATTATACATGTTTGGACAGTTATATCATCAAATTTTCTACAAAACATGGATGTTAAAACACAAAACTAATCCTTTCAGACCTTCGTATGGCTTTGCAGAGGCACCTTGTGATTCTGGTTAGGCCCTTGGAGTTCAGAGTGGGGCAGATGTTACCTTATAATGTGATTTTGTGACAATATTAGTCTGTGGTTTATTAAATTAGCTTCAGATTTTCTCAAAGGGTTTCACTCACCATTATGTAAAACGTGTAGCAGTCTGGGATCTCGTTGTTGATGATGGTTTGTACATTGATTGCCTTTAGCTGGAACTGGATGGTGACATTAATGAgccttaagtaaaaaaaaagaagcaaactgTTGTCAAGACACTGAAGCAAATACACAGAGAGATAGAAACATGACCTTGATGTTGTCAGTGAAACCTGAAGCAATAAGAGAAGGTATGCActcatctgtgtgttttcatacTCTAACCTGTGTCAGCATTGTTGCAAACAAACTTCAGTGTGCGTGTGCAGCTGAGATAAGACTAGTTGAACGTCATCAGATACTACACAGATTATCTCACAGAGGAGGCCAAAGCCATGTAAAAAATGAAGCCTTACTTGTGGAACTTGAGGGTAAAGTTCTTGTAGTTGTTGCTGAGCGGAGCTGGAGGCACCGACAGAGGGCTCACACCTATACAATCTGAACTCAGAGGGAAAATACTGGTGTTAGAACCACCAACAAGAAACAAACAGTGGAGCTTTTTTAAATTGTGGAATTTTTCTGTTTGTCCTTCTCAGACTTATCACAAGGAGCATTTGACACACATGTGATATGAAGTGGAGAAAGATGTAAATATAAGCTTTCCACTGTTGATCTTAGTTCCTTTTAATTTGACCAAAGCGGACTGAAGCATACATTTACAGTATATAAGGAAGTTAACAGCTCTCACTATACTCTTATAACATGGGCTTATAAATAGAGTGGTATTGAATTGCAAATCCTCTTTAATAAGAAACTAAATTTGGATGAATTCAAAATCACAAGCAAGAAGATACATGAAAGTTAATAAATGGCAGTTAGATACATTCAGGTAAACTGGACAAATCAATGCAGGATTGTATTCATCATCCACATGATTTTATTTTGCCAATTTAGTTTTTCTATAGTAATTTACTACAATAATTGGAATATTCTGAAGTAATATACCAAACATATCATCCTGGTCTCATAATTTTAGTTAAGTATTTAGGACCATAGAAGAACACATTAGACCAGACACTGAGTCTGAATAATTGAATGACTACTTTGGTTAAGACTGCTCAGATGGTTTTGGCGCACTTTAGATAATCTCACAATAAGTCAAAGTAAAAATTGAGCAAACATTTTTAGAATACAGTGAACTTGCACTTTCAGACTTATCAGAAAACTGCTATTCATTTGCACACAAATTGCATTCAaattgtacatactgtatttttatatttctgtcttATATGTGATGTACACATTCTcataatgtgttttatatttttatctgaaCATTTAAGTACAGCCGAGAACCACCTGTCAAAATTTCGTTATGCGCAcatacataatgacaataaaaattctagactcttgaatcttgaatgcATTAATTTCCTAAGGAGCTGAAATGATGTACAGTAGcactcctctcagtccaaatcaaaagactaaatataaatataaacatgatATATCAATATAATAGACATGGCATAATTTCATGCTGTTACAGAAAAAAGCAGAGTCACGATCAGGTCACATCTGACTAATTAGAGCCAATCAATCATGTATCTAACCTTATTACCTGATTGAAAACACAGAGAGAGAAAAGCATGCAGAAGAATCAAGTCCtcacagaccacttgaattacaatatgctgaaaattAATTATGGATTGTTTGTCCAGAGACAGTAAAAAGCACCACAGCTTTAAGTTTCCATCTATTTATCACTGCTTGTTCTGTATTATCTCCACCTGCTGAAGTTGATCTGTGTGCGGTGCTATTTTAAATAAAGTGTGTAATAACATTGGTCCACAGAAGACACAGTGACGAGGCTGCAGCCACTGTCTAAGCTGCCTGACAGCCTCGTGAAATAATCAAATGATGCCATGAAACAACTAACCGATGCAGATTATGTCAAAATGGCCTTTAAGTGTCCTGATTAATCAGTTATTAATGGGTTTATCACTAAGAAGTTCACACTTTTTATCACAAGAAAAAGTTCATACTTAAGCAACACACAGAGCAGTAACTGCTTCCTCCCACTGGGAACAACTCAGCAAGGGTCAGCAGAGGTCAGCAGTGTGTTTTTCATATTATACAGTACAGTGTTGTTGATGCACCTGTGATGATATGAGGGTCTATAGTGAAGGTGTCGTTGGCTGGGTCAATGCGTCCTTTCTTGTAGTACTGCTGACAGAGCGAAAGTGCACTGCCGTTCACACCAACACCATATACGTATGCATAGCGTCCTACTGTGGTCTCTGGTAGGGCCAGATACTGGAGACGAAAGAGGCAGAACAAG from Sphaeramia orbicularis chromosome 1, fSphaOr1.1, whole genome shotgun sequence includes these protein-coding regions:
- the mcoln1a gene encoding mucolipin-1a, translated to MAATGHQDLSERAGLSHSVNYYGSTDSSGEHDSHDNNNGNSHSNHLCPTATVGHWVGADLKEEALRRKLKYFFMSPCDKYHAKGRKPYKLILQLLKIIIVTAQLVLFGLSNQVVVTFKEENTMTFKHLFLKDYDESSDDSFAVYTQQDVYDHMFYAVDQYLALPETTVGRYAYVYGVGVNGSALSLCQQYYKKGRIDPANDTFTIDPHIITDCIGVSPLSVPPAPLSNNYKNFTLKFHKLINVTIQFQLKAINVQTIINNEIPDCYTFYIMIVMDNKAHSGKVKIRLENEASIKECKNPSVSGQAENYTRAAFDVFVALVCMLSLLLCGRSILRGIILQQEFVQFFKGSLDRKVCWADRMEFINGWYILLIISDILTITGTFIKIGIESKNLSSYDLCGILLGTSTLLVWVGVIRYLTFFQKYNILIVTLRAAFPNVIRFCCCVAVIYLGYCFCGWIVLGPYHVKFRSLSMVSECLFSLINGDDMFVTFAGMQSSSTLVWLFSQVYLYTFISLFIYMVLSLFIALITGAYETIKHQTQEPIHITDLHAFIAECTDAPSSGKFRGLETSPCSFFCCCDRTTTYEDVLLVN